The following DNA comes from Odocoileus virginianus isolate 20LAN1187 ecotype Illinois chromosome 26, Ovbor_1.2, whole genome shotgun sequence.
TTATTCTTgagtggtttttgttgtttttgttgtttgggtttttgcttttttaatgcaATTACTTGAATTGTGAAATCTAGAGCAGGTTCTGTTCCAACTTTGTGCATTTGTCAAAGGCTTCTGCTTTTGCGCACCCGTGAGATGAGTTCTTAGCAGGCAACTTTACAAATTCAGTTAGACTTGTTCCAGTGCTTACTCGCCACTGGGGCTTTGGAGTGTGGGACACACCCCTCTCCTGAAGGAGTTTCCAGCTGGAGAAGGCCAGATTACTGTGGTCCAAGGTGGCAAGAGTTAGTACACATGACATGCTTAATTGTGGGCCTTACAGTTTCTGTCTCTGTGGCTAATCAATCGTAGAGACTGAGTTCTTTATTAAACTTTAACCTTAACTGGTGGAGGAGATGCAGCCAGAAGGGCTGGGCCTAGTGGAAACTGAACTGTGCTCAGAGATGTTCAGGTGATGTTCAGATGTTCAGGGCCACAGTGGTGGCCCCTCCTCTAGTGAGAAATCTTGGATTATTAGGGTTGGCTGGACATTCGAAAAACCTTCACAGCCCCAAGAAACTGGACAGTTGGAGGCatgttggggtgggggtgtcagGAAGTGGGTTCCTGGCATAGCCTTGTGGTTGTTACCTTGCTTGGGGATATGGATTACTCTACCAAGCAGTTTGATCTCTTGCTTCATGCCACACTCCCTGCCCCAAAGAGCTAGCAATAATGGTAGGCAGGGTTTCCCACCTTTGACACTTGTGACGGAGTGATGAGCATGCCTTGGCAGGTTTTAAACAGAATTGACAAGGCAGTCTCCAGAATGGGAGTCTGGGTAGCAGAGGGAAGGACTGTCCTGTCTGTGCCAACTTGCCATGGTTCCAGGCTGAAGGACAGTGTGGAAGTGTGCTGGGGCTTTACGTGCCTGTCTTCTTGCACCTCCTGTCATGTTCCCTGGCATGGTGGagattttggttttcttctggAACGTGGAAGGCTATACAGGTCTTCCATGCTGGTAGCAGAGTTGGAGGCATCAGGGGTCCACAGTGACCACTATGAGGAGTATTACCTGGCAGCATGAGCAGTCCACCTCCTGGTGGGCAGGGTCCCAGGTCCTCGTATATACCTTCTTCTAGCGAACTTCCCCACTTTCCTTCAGGGTGGGGTCTCCAGGGGTCTGCCCAGTGGAACTAGGCCTGGCCTGTGCCCTACCCACGTGGGctgttttttccttcctctcttcccgcTAGGACACTGTGTTCCTGCTCTAACCCAGGTCTTGGTGGTGTTGGGGGTTCTTCTGGGAAGGCCAATGTTAAGAGTCAGGAGGAGTTAGCTAACCCAAGTTGACCCTGCTTTCCCAGGCTGAGAGCCAAGGCAAGGGCTTAAGTTCCAAACCTCCCCACAGACCCTTGCCAGGGGGTTCACAACACTCCTGACAAGGAGATAGGGAGAAGTTATGCCTTGAATGCGATCCTGGTGCCCAGCAGAAGTTATGCGTCCAGGGACTTGCCCTTCCACCATCTGCCCTGGGTCCCAGTTCTGCCTAACCTTAGGCACCATTCTCAGAAGCATGGCTGGGGCTGGCCTGGGGGCAGCCTGGTAGGTACCCAGCGTTCTCAGCCTGGAGCTGTCCAAGCTATGGAGGGAGGGCTCTACAGCCTTTGGGTCCTCATCAGAGAGAGCCCTAATCGGAGCCCTGGGGAGCCCTGGGCCCTGCAGTGGGGAAGGAGAACACATAGGATTTTGAGAGGCATGTAAGCAGTAAGGCAAGTCAGTTTCCTGGGGGAAAGAATACAGGGCATGAGCCGAGTTCAGACCCATAGTGACCTGTCATCTTTCCCCGGCCCCAGGCAACTGGCTCTGAAGGCCCTCAACGAGCGGTTGAAGCGAGTGGAGGACCAATCCGTCTGGCCCAGCATGGACGATGATGAAGAGGAGGCTGGGGCCAAGATGGATAGCCCCATGCCGTCAGACAAGGCCCCCACACTCCCAGGGAAGGGGGCTGTCCCAGAATCCAGCCTGATCACCTTTGAGGCAGCTCCCCCGACGCTGTAACTCTAGACCACCTTGAGTGTAGCACCTCCTCTCCCAAGCCCCCTTTGACACCCTCTCAGCTACTCCAGGGCACTGACTGCTCTGAGGAGGGGAGAAGGCCTGCTGCGGGTTGCCACAGCCTTCTGCTATTTCTCGCCAACACTACCCAGGACTCTTGCTACCTGGTTCCAGCTCCAGACAACCACTCTGCCAGGCATGGGACCTCTGAAGCATAGCCAGCCCAGGCCATCTGAGGTAAGACTGCACCTCAGCAGGCAGCCTCAAGTAAGTGGCTGCATGGACACTGGTGCCGTGGCTCCTGGGCCAACCCTCACACCTGACACTGGTTGCTGAGAGCCCTGAGCCAAGGCAAGGATTTGCCAAAAACATTCTGGGGGTCCAGCCCGTGCAGGAGCCCAGTGCAGGGCTGCTGCACATCCCTGCCTGCCCCCAGAAAGACTACGCTCATGTTAAGATTTCTGATACCCTCTGCTGTGGCCATGGCTGCTTCCAGGCCAGGGCAGTCACAGCTCCCAGGTATTTTCTACAGGACCACTTGAGTGGGCAGCCAAGCCCTGCCTCGCAGTATCAATAAAGCAGTTCTTTGAGGTATGGCTCCTGGGCTCCATTAGACCACCTCGTGCAGCCCCCTCAGCATGCTCAGCTGTGGATTAGACAGGGACCTCAGGTTCCAGGGCTCGGTCATGAAGGCTGTTCCCACTGGATAAAAAGCCCACTGCCCTCATttttccccacccccccccaaccccgtcACACTCTCCCTTGCCTCACCACACATGTCCACTCTCAAGCAGCCTTCCCAGAGCTGTCACCTCAACCCTTACTCTCTCTCCCTGCGCTACCTGGTCAGGGAGGCCCTGCCTGAAGATCTGATGACTAAGGGCCTCTCCATCATAAGGAGTTGTTCTTACCCATGGTTCACTTTGAAGACAAGAGTGCTCAGTGTTTGACACCTATGGAGGCAGCCCATCCCCAGCTCCCATCCTGTCATTGCCCAGATTTGACCATCACAGTCGAAACTCCCAACACGGTGGGCACCTGGGGAAACTGAAAGGACACACAGTCCCACCAGTCACAGCTACAGCCCGAGGACCTGCTAGGGCCCCAGGTGGCATGGGACACTCAGCAGCCAGATCCCAGGGGCTGATGTCGCAGCAGAGCTTCAGCTCCTCAGTGAGCAGCCATAGACAGGTCCCCATCCTGCTCAGCTGCCCGTTTGTTCCTGCTGATGGCATTAGCAAGAACTATCCCCAACTCTGGGCTATTCCTCCCATCTAGTCtttgcagtcttttttttctttttgactgcaccttgcagcatgtgggatcttagttcccccaccagggatcaaatctgtaccccctgctttggaagctcagagtcttaacaactggactatCGGGGAAGtcccttcagtcttttttttccactttattttactttcttctcttctgtAATTTCTGGACATACCAGCAAAAGTTGagttgctgggggtggggggcagacttGCAACCCCAACTTCATCCAGGCACATGATCCATAAACTCCTCTGGGACGgtagaggaagaaggaaaggggaggTTCTGCAGCATGAGGAGCAAGTAACAATGTCACACACAGGACTGCGGCTGCCCCAGTGCCTGAGGTGTCCCGTGAGCGAGGCGAGAGTCCAGGTGGCCTCAAACCCGGCTCCCACGCTGAGGGGCAAATGCAGGCTTTCCCAAGGCTGGGAAGAGTTCACGGCTGGATCCTCTTGCGGTACAGGTAGGCGTTGCTCACCTGGTTCATAATGACCAAGCTGGTAACGACAGGGCAAAGCACAGCCAGGTACCAGACCCCACCGGTGACTGTGGCAGTGAACCAGAGTGAGCACATGCCCAACAAGAGGCTGGCACCCCCCAGAAGGTAGCCCACCAACCCCGAAGTGGCATGGTACAGCTTAAGCTTGGCCAGGGGCCATCGAGGCAGCAATTTGGGGTAgagcagccccaccccacccgaGCACTGCAGCCCTGCCCACAGCACAGCCAGCAGCCCTGCCCGCCCATGCCACGTGGCCAGGTGGGCCTTGCCAAGCTGTTCCTTGTGGAGGATGACAAGGCCCAGGCCCAGCAATGCACACAGCAAGGCCAGCAGCTGCAGAACCCAGTGGCAACGCGCTCGGCCCTTCCGTGAAAGGGAGCGCAGCAACGAGCTCTCAGGAGAGAACACCAGCAGTGCCTCGGTCATCAGGAAAGAGAACTGCGGAGACAGAGAGGACACTAAATGAGGGTGCTGCCAGGCAGCAGGGAACGTTTTAGATAGAACCTAAGCTGCCAGCTAGTGTGGGCAGATTGCCCTTGATCCTCTCCCCAACTGACAAGAGTATCTGGTGGGGCAAGAGTGGAAAACCATCTGGGACAGAACATGTGTTATGAGTGACCAGCAAGAGGTACCTCTCCACACTTCTTCCTGAGTGCTACTCTGAAATGTCATCTCTGCTATGTTACCCAGCAAACACAAGGCTTGAGATGTGGCAGTTATAAATGATTCACAAGCTTTGTTTCCCTGACAGGCCTGGATACAATTTCTTGGCAAGAGTTGTCCACATGGGTACACTGTTTCAGGGAATAGTAGGTGCACCACTGTAAATTAAGGTGACAGGAGGCACAGGTACACCCAAATGCATATTCTAAGCCTCCTGCCTGGAGGTGGCTAAAGCATCGTTCTGTACTTAGACAAACCCATTTGCCCTGCATCTTGATTACCCTAGTTCAAGTCTTCAGATATAAACTACAGCAGGAGTTGGAGCCTACAGTTTCTCCaaccccacatcccacccctccaaATCGATATTAAGTGTCCATTTACGCTTAGAGACCACTAGGACCACCCCCAGAGCAATACTCCCTCCCACTCCTAAGAGCTGGCCAGGTTCACTACTTACAGCCAAAGACATAAGCACAGGGTGCCAGGAGAAGAGACCTAGAATGAGAAGAGGATGCCTTGTGAGGCTCAAGCAAGAACCCAGCCACACCAATCCCCACAGGCTGAGGAAAATGAGTAGCCCACCACCCAAGGAGGTGGTGCCAAAATGCAAGCCCCATCCTGCTGCAAGGAGCTGACCCCGTATCTATTCTCTCTTCCTGGACTCTCCCTGGATCAGAGGCCACCCTTCACCATTCCTCTGGCAgccctccctctttccccctgCCCTTTGCAAGAGGCAGCCCAGTGTGGCACCCAGACAAGAGGAGCCAGGTACTCTGTGGGGCCTGGCCAAGCTGGCAGAGCCCTCACTCTCATCTACTCCACCCTGTTTATCCCTCCAGCATGGCATGTCCCTCAGCCAGCCAGGCCTTtcccaagagtcagacccaaGGCTTCCTATTGCCCCTGCTCCCCAGGAAAAGTGACAGTTCCCAAAAGTCAGTAACTATGCATTCTACTTACTGGAGCCAGGCCTGGCAAGTACAGCCACAAAGATGGTGAAGCCCAGGGCCACAAGGTGGGCAGCAGCTCCGGAGGCAGTGCGCAGAGCACGGTATATGTGTGACTCGGTCTCCACAGAAAGGGCCATGATCACTCAGGCCGGCTGTAGCCTGAAAGCATAGCAGAGTGAGCAAGGGCCTCTGGTGCCTGCTGTCCACTCTTCTCACTGGAGCAAGGGTGGCAGGACAGGAATGCCACTCTCTTCCAAAGAGTTAAGGTAGGAAGGGGCAGCATTAAGGCAGGGCCCAGGAATAGTCGCGGGCTGGTGGCCAGTCAGCGTGTATCCGCATCTGAATTGGCACTGATCACTGGTCCGTCCACCTTCCAGGTAAGAGACGCAAGGCCGTGTAATAGACTACAAGTCCCAAAGTGCACCACGCCGTCGCCGGGCGGGAGCGCCTGCTGGAGTACCGTGAAGCACCACGGGAACTGTAGTTCCCGGTTGTGTCGAAATTACAGCCTGAATCGCTTTGCGCACACCCTTCCCACGTGCAGCTGGCTTGCTGCGTCTACACGCCAGGGATTCGCCTGCCTCACCCGCAGCGCCGACCCGAGGAGATGGTTCAGTCCCGAACAAGTGGGATTCTCCGGGCTCTAGCCGCGCGCCTTGCCGCTCCGCCGCTTAACTTCCGGGTGCGACGCCTACCCCACCCGGGACTTCCTGGGCCTGTTAGCAGCCACACGGCTGAGTTGCGCTGCGCAGGCGCTGTTGAGCAGATGGCTTCACGGGTGTATCAGTGCGCAGGCGTGCCTGACCTGGCGGCCCAAGCCTCCGGTCTGTTTCTGACAGGTGCTCCCAGGAATAGAGGCGCCAGCTACGGACTCCGGCCCCACTAGCGCCATGGGCAGCAGCTGCCGCATCGAATGCATATTCTTCAGCGAATTTCACCCTACGCTGGGACCCAAGATCACCTATCAGGTGCCATCCGGGCTCGCGGGACAATGGGGGTTAGAGGGTCGCTCCGGGGAGTTCAGTCAGTTGCCTGGAAGCCTTGGAACCCCGTGCCCCGTGCTGCACGCAGGCACGCCGCTCCCTTGTTCGCGTGGAATCGTGAACCACAAGTATATTCAAACCCAGTCCCGGGCTCCCGGTGTGGCAAGGCAAACAAACATCGCATAGGCAGTGATTGTGGAAAATGGGGCTGTGTGGGCCCAAGGGAGGTGCCAGGTCCTACGAGAGGTGTGAGTGGTGATCCACTAGTATCCCTGGATGCATAGA
Coding sequences within:
- the CYB561D2 gene encoding transmembrane reductase CYB561D2 translates to MALSVETESHIYRALRTASGAAAHLVALGFTIFVAVLARPGSSLFSWHPVLMSLAFSFLMTEALLVFSPESSLLRSLSRKGRARCHWVLQLLALLCALLGLGLVILHKEQLGKAHLATWHGRAGLLAVLWAGLQCSGGVGLLYPKLLPRWPLAKLKLYHATSGLVGYLLGGASLLLGMCSLWFTATVTGGVWYLAVLCPVVTSLVIMNQVSNAYLYRKRIQP